In the genome of Hippoglossus hippoglossus isolate fHipHip1 chromosome 9, fHipHip1.pri, whole genome shotgun sequence, the window actgaagacatGCAGTCAGACTCCACTGACTGTGCTGgccgcctgtttattcaatttctgtTAATAGTGAAGGGACCACATCGCGAAGTCACACCAAATTCAGCACTGCACGTCCGCTGGCATTTTCCAACAGacgtgccaagtgtgaagttgataagatgaatggttcacaagatatgcattccacatacagactgACTGTGAAATTAGTAGTTAGGTGTTTCTGCTTGAATCTTAATCATATTTCCCCCCATGGTTATGGCTCATGCCTCCAGGGGTACCACTGACTTATACAGTGCAGAGGTGGGCTTGTAAGACGAGGCCATATTGTACAGTAGAACACAAGTTAGAGGAAGATACAAATCAGGTGAGAGCTTAGAATAACTATGACACTTGCATTCAACATTGAAACTTAAATGCATTTTGAGGACAATAATGCACCAGCTGGTCGAATGTCCATCTCATGTGCGACTGGTCCTGTTATAGATATTGTGGGGAAAGGGCTGTTAGGGTCGACAGGTGTCAGACAAGAGCAGCTGGgctcatgtacagtatgtctgcTGGGAGAACCACTGAATCACTCTAATATCAGGTTACTGCCTTCCCACTGCAGAAGCACTCAGCCAGTGTCAAATTCTGCAGCACACCATGGCCCTTTCAGTCTATGACTGCTAGTTACACCCTCAGGTCTCTTTGGGAAAGATGCTGGAAAGTACAATGGCTGAGCTGGGAAAGAAGCAATTTTACAGAGCTGTCAAATTGAAAGCTGACACTGAGAGTTTTTGGATGTAGGCCACTGATAGCTGACTTTTGAGACAGTATTTGAATATATGTGAAAAAGCCAAGCTCATGTGAAACACATTAGGCTGTGTATGGTGGAGAGTTAGTTAAGACTGgatttaattagatttaaatcagattagatttttttctgtaattcaaaactatattttttttaGGGTAAAATATCGTtgttattgattttctttttttatttaaataaatgaagcaGAAGCTCAGCCGTGATGCAACATATGTAGCTTAGCACAGCGCAGAAAAGTCTCAGCTCTGTCCGAAAATCAGCCCCCTGGTAATTCACAACTCCCAATATAAtagaaagtatttttttactcAAGTATATATTAAAGCCACCAGTTTGAACTATTTTACTTCTGAGAAGACATGTGTTCACATGGCCCTTGGGTTTGAGTAGCACAATACACATGAGCTTCAGCCTGTGGAGAGGAAGCCAGAAGTAAACAAGCCCTGTTcaactgtaaacaaaaatcataatgctttattattacatttgttAAGAAAACATGATGCTTTACCTTTTGAAATCTACCGGAACTGAATGTTATGAAACCACCATGAAACCCCTCTTCCTCTGCGTTGTTTCCAAGCACATGGCCTCCTAAGGTGAGATAAAGCAGACCATCCCTACCAGGATGGTTTCCTGTATCCTGCTCAACTGTGGCTGATGTAAAGATAGAAAGACACAGGCCCTGATTTGACCATTTTACACTGTGTGCCCTTGTGCTGGTTTAGACTGCTGGTCCTTCATGTGACACTGAGCGGCCTCAGGCTCTTACTTTCACTTatactgtgtgttttggtgCAGTTTAACACCAGGTCCTGGTAAACATTCTCTGGGATGTTCGCAGCAATGTGTGCATAAGTTATGTAACAAGGACAgttcggcatgcagatggggaagactggggatcgtactgccgaccttcaggttggaggacgaccgctcttcCCCTCAGCTACAGGCGCTGTCtagagttttaatgttttttactgtACAACATTTTTAaggtggatttctttttttcattcattaagcAGTTATATCTGTAAGAGCTGGGGAAGGTGGTGGTGAGAAGTCCTCAACAAAgcattaaagcaacaaaaaccCTTGTGCTTTTGCTCTAAAGACAAcctgctaaagaggaagtgattctgtgaatgttgttacCATAacggagatcagcacccgcAATACCCGTGAATGTCTGGGTCAGTGGgacatgaagaaataaaaataaacagattatcaaaatgatctgctTATGTCAAAGTTGTGAATAAGATGGAGGATTTATATGAGGCCTAATATTCAGATTGAAAGCCCATAAAAATGCTCTGTCAGAAATTTAAATTTCGATTGGTTGCAGAGGTACAGTGCCTACATTAGCATTGCCTGTGTCACGCAACCAAGTGTATTtagtctttgtgtttctttttgttcagTGTCAGTTTGTTTCATCAGTTCCATGTCAGTCTTCcagagttgttttgtttgtgatgaTTCCTCCAACCTTTTTTTACTGTGCCTTTGTCTGTTGTCCTTCCTTTGGATACCACTGCCTTTCTGTGTACCAACCCCATAAGTCTAATTAAAGAATATTTTTTGGAACTTTCCTTGTGTAGCATCTGCTTTTGGGTCAAACGATCGAGTATCAGGGTCTTGTTGAAATTCCTTTGTCTTCCCCAAAAAAGAGTCTATTTTGTCAAAgtttgtgtggttctttcttcagagtAGACTTTGTTTCTTACACAATCTTTTCAGAGccctgatacttatgataatgtggtgttTATGAACCAAAATATGAAGTACTATGTGAACATGATGCTACATATTCCTAATTTTAACGCAAACTgctctcctgacattttccagttAAAATTAGTTAAAATTTTGTCTAGACTACGTCATGGGGTCCTCACATGTATCAAATGTAACACAACCATTcaatctgaaaaatgtaaaccCTTTCTTCAACTTCCCTGATTCTgcatcaatatttatttttatttttttaaatatcatcaGAAGATGAGAGCCTTCCATTGGAACAACTGGAAATGTAGATGCAATCTAGCTGCATTGCAGAGGTGAGTAAAATGGCATACACCATTAGTCAGACCACATCagccaaataaatatttgaagtcTTGCCTTTGAATAAAACAGAGAGAGCTGCATCCATTGATTTCCCCCTGTATCCTTTAGTATGTGTGCCTTTAAGAGACACATACAGTAGGAGTGCCTGTATGGCTGCTCTCCAGAGATTAGAGTGAAGAAGTACATTTGATGCTAATAAAACCAGACAGTCACCAACGGGCTATGCACAGTCACATCCCTACAGAGCACAAAGAATGATGGTCAGCGTGGTGCAGGGGAAGTCCAGGATGCATCATCCCAGCTTGCTACAACAGAATATCATGTTACATAAAAACACCAGCACTGTTGTAATGTAAGGGCCAACTCGATGCCACGCGGTCCTGTCTCAACTGTACCATCCGTCTGCATCTCTGGACTTGGTGTGTACGTACTGAGGTGGCTGTGGCTCtgggggtagagtggtcgtcctccaaacctgaaggttggcagttcaatcctcagtcttccccatctgcatgccaaagtgtccttgggcagtatactgaacccctaaatggcccctcatagatgttgaatacaCTAATTGTAAATTGCTTCGGATAAAAgtgtctgccaaatgacatgtaataaatacagagagtATTAACATCTGTTTTAGAGATGAGCTCAAGTTTGCTCCATGTAGCATTACGTTAACTATAAACCATATTGTATTCTTCACTAGAATGTCATCAGCTAAAAGACTGGTTGCCTCTAATGGCTTTCGGCCTGCAGTGCAGATTTCCTGGCAGCTTCAGGCTTGCATCATGACAAGATGCCAGCAAAGGGGAGGGATCACACAACTACAGGgctcatgggaaatgtagtttccCTGAGACAGTAAATGTGTTCACCCTTTGTGTCACTGGCAGCAGTTGAGAAGGTTGAGATCCAGGAAAGATGTAAAGGAGAGTCTTGTGTAattcatttaatgtttattgTCCAAAACAGTTTCACACATCCTGAGTAATAGACgatgttcaaaataaaaacaaacaaagaccaAATTTtgagtaaaatgaaaacaattggACCTGGAGCCTGTGTTTGGGAGGTTACTTCTGGTCTTCAGTGGAAACATGGTGGACACAGTGGAAGATGACCTGCGCTTGATGAAGAAAGTGTTATCAGTGAGTTGGAGTCGAAACAGATACATTCTAAAATAGCATTAATGTGTGGGCTTCTTCAGACAAAGATGTGTTACATCTGACCTTCTTGTGGTCTGGACTAAATGGATGTGGACCTAAAGTGGCCTACTcgtaaaatagcaaatgtgtcccaaatatctaaaaaacaaatgttcttttttatttgtgctcTTGGCAAGGTGTagtctggatgtgaacctaatATGGCCAGTGTGGTAAAAGGTGAATTTGACCCAAATAGTACAATTTCGTGCCACCTTTGGTACCTTTGGCTAACAAAGGTATTGCTATGGCTTaattgtggcccagatctggcaaatAGGAGCAGACCGtccaagtgccatcattccacgtGGTATGTGGACCAGATCACAGTCCGGTCAAATTTGAGCCCAAACTATTTTTTTATGTGGGTTAGAACCAGAACCTTGTCTGTGAGCACCGACAgccacagggggcgctgtaTACCAGCCACTGACATGGTTCATGAGGGGACAGGCAAATATTTTTCAGCCTTGTCAGGTATTTCATGGTCAAATACTGCACATATAATGATGACCTTCACAGTGCATGTATTTACCTGATGATTGAAATCCAGCAGGTCACGTCCTTTGCTCCGATCAGGCCGTCCCGCTCCCCGCATGTGGACAGACACAGAGTACATGTATTTTTGTCACTATTCTAACTGATAATACATCAGCTGAAGCAGAATATATAAGACTATAGTGGATGTAGTCTATTACTTGTATGTGAACATTATGTTACTCTGAAACACTGAGATTATTCATAttctaataatataatataatataatctaaGAATATGACATCAAAAACTGATTCTGAAAGGTCTGTGCAGCTGGTTTCGTGTCTCTTGGCTTCACTAGAATAGATCTTTGTGTGAGTTATTTTAATTTTCCAACCTGAAGAGAGGACACGATTAGTTATATTATGCTGCCACCTCGTGGTACATTTTGGAACTTCACACTGTCAATTTAGCTCAATCTGGAGATGgcctgtttttattgtgtttattttgtaggTATTAATCACTCAGAAGTCATTGCTGACTGAAATTCTCTCTAATAGCGTAGAAATTACACCTAAAAGCATtctcaattaaaacaatttcatAAGACAAGCTTTAATTTTTCATTGACAACATGGAATATTAAGAGGCAGCAAGCAGCAGGGACGGTCTAGGTCATCTATAGCAGTGTGCAACGTTTCCTTTGGCTCTTGTCAGAACCCCCACTGGGGCTGCTGCCTGTTCCTTTCCCCACTTGTCCACTACCTGTAAAAGTCATTTGTTAAACTTAAGCCGAATCACCAGAAACACAcgactgttgctgctgctgctgcagggaaaaACATAGGAACAAGTTAAACCTGCTAGATTACCCACAAGTGGCTGCATGAGAAGACATATGTCCTCGTATACCTTACATACTGTGAGCAGGAGATAATCCTCTAATAGCTGTTACATcaagcacataaaaaaaagcttttggaTCCAACATAACTGGTTTGTTATGATGTACGAGTTTCTGCTCACTGACAGTGAACCACAACTACCATTTCACGATTCTTTTATAAATCCAGTGCTGCAgcattcctctgtgtgtttttaaaaccaaaacaggtCATTATGtgtctgcagctttaaaaagtgGCAGTTTAAATATACTGAGTGACTGCATTtcgaatatatatatatatatatatgagtaaAAGATCATAGGTTTGTGCAGCAAAGTGTGATTAACATTCCTAAAGTAACTAGAAACGGACTCCTTTGCATATACAGTCAATATATTACATGAATGTTGTATTTGAATGCTATTATAtatcacacattaaaacattaaataatacatacatgCATTTTATATAGAAGTGGgccatgtgttttttatgtaaaactggaatcttcaaagtaaaaataaatgatagtGTGGTCGAATACATGTAGTGTAAGAAAAGTATAATATTTAGTGGACAAACAGTAAAACTAAAGTAATGGAGTGATTACCAGTGGTCTAGTttgacagataaataatttGGTGATTTCTTACCTTTCTCAAGGACGTTTTTCTCGAAGTATCCCGGCATGTTCATGTTGCCAGGTGGAGAATATTGGGCAACCACATAGGCCTTGGTACCAACAGAGGCTACACCCACGCCCAGTTTAGTGGTGTCTTTCCAAACCACCTGAGTAAAATGCCCTGCGAGAAGAAGCACAGCAGTGAAGTGAGGACAAATGTGTGCTGATGTGTTTCTAACTTAAATTGCTcagtgttttaataaatgaataatattttaaaagtaaaggttgatataaatgttttgcttttctaCTGAATTTGATAgattattacagaaaaaaataaaagtcattatCTTAAAGTGATATATATTTTACCCACACATTTCAAATCTGGCTTTATTCAATGTCTCCCTATGGAGCCCATCAGATGTTATGTGTTTTACCAGTTTTCATGCCGAACCCAGGACTGCTCCAGTTGTAGTCTTTGATCTCACCGTACCACGCATCCACAGCTTCTTTCcctaaagagaaaagaaacgCACAAAAAGAACACAATATGAACACAATATGAACAAACTACAATGAGgtgattgaaaaacaaaatgataataatgCCATTATGGCAAACATATGAAGCTGTAAGAGAAAATTACGGTGTAGTGGTAAATGCTAAACATAGTGTAACAGCATAGTGAGTAAAGAAGTCTCATTAAGTTACACAACTGACTAAGGAATGTCTTAAAGCTTGTTAATTTCAGCCCCCAGGAGCTGCTGGTTACACTGCAGtaagtgaagctgcagcaccaaATCCCCTGAGTGTGCTATTAGGcttattcatttagtttttaaatgatcagtCTAGAATAGTGGCATTCCTTATTTCAAATGTATCAATGAATACGATTGTGTATCTCACCTGTCACGGCCGCGGAGCCAGTCTTGTTGTAGATGTTCTCTCCATTCTTTGTATCGCTGTGTTTGAAGACACCGAGCTGCAGCAAGTGATCGGCCCATTTCTGAGATGAATCATTCATGTCGCTGCTGAGCGTCAGTGGCGGCGCACCATGCTTCGCCCTGTAGGCATTGTGAGTCTCCAGGAACTCCTTCTGAAAGCTTTCATCTGCAGAAAAAAAGGCATCGACTTTCAGtgcacagaaaaaacaaacatgtttggaGCAATTACTGTGGCTGGCTGTCCACACACTTGGGTACAGACAGGATTATTCATGACCTGTGATGACCAAGATCTCGACAGTGATGATGTTTTTGGATTCTTAATAGTTCCTAAGCACTAACCTGCCAttatgtgtgtggttgtgaggACTGAAAGGGAGAACAGAACAAATGAGGACAGAGTTAAAAGATAAAATCCAATAAATTATAACAAATAATCTGAAGGAGCACTCAGCAGGTGCTCAGGCACAATGTGCTGATGATTGAAACAAATCTACTGTATCTTACACAAACTGTATCTCTAGCACTCACCTGAGTCAGGTTGTTTTCCTAAGATCTGAGGGAATGTCCTGTGTACACACTGCTGTCTGCTGTCTCAAAGCCAGTATTTATAACACAGATCTCACCGCTCCTTCCTCTTGTCTGtatggaggaggagactgacCCCCAGCCCTTTCCTGCTGGTACTTCCCTGCAGCCACTTAACCTTTTTCATGACTCACAGCGCACAGTGTGGCTCTTTGCTAGCTAGCCCACATTGTTTActcctctgcaccccccccccccccccccacacacacacacacacacacattagttcataaaacaagttaacaaaaaaattattttgaaaatgaaatactggATGTGTAGAAAATGCACATCAGAATCCATATGGTGTCTGCATTTTAATGCAATATGAACAAGGTTTGACATATGGATATGTTAAACGTGAGtaaattctttatttacattatttaattcACATGCTATTGCCTGTCAAATTGTCATGCATCCCCAAAAACGTTTGGACTgtgtacagatgcacacacaggcagacaaaatgtacgctataaaaaataatacaaatatataatgaaaaatataaaaagagtctgaaatctGCTAGCTAGTCATGTCgaccaaaataaacattaatgatgtgCAATTCTCATCGATGTGCAAAAAtcggggaaattgaaactccaggaacACAGCGAGGAAATCAAAATTATGGGACgaatatttgatcatttatataatatatcacttaTATCGTTTAATATCGATTTTCAGTGTCTTTTCTGGCCCGATTCGCTCGCGGTGAACAGACAAAATAGAACAGGCCCCGAAACCATCGCTGCAGATCGCGAGCCGGCCGCAGCGTTTCCCAGCGCTTCCCGGTGCTTTGctgccggtgtgaacagcccTATTGATTAACATGGACGCAGAAAGGAGGCGGACAGCTTTTCGTGGCGCTTCACGGCGCTTCTGCGGACGATGGTTTGACGTTACTGCAttggttaacattgcatgtatcacgtcatgataaatcagcctcttgtggTGCCCTCTCGGCATTTTGCGCCCTAGGCAACCGCCTATGCCGcctatgccaggagccgcccctgTGCAGAGTGGTTGTCTCTGTAATCCAGGATTCCACAGACACATTAGTGCAATTCAGGATTTTTCaaactttgttttcttcttttttggggggaatatTCAAGCGTGGGATCATAAGTGTAATGGGGTTAATccataacccttgtgttgtccctgcttcccccttgtgttgtccctgcttcccccggctgttggccccctcacatagcccaccacatattagcacgcacacgtagggcaatggacaagtgagcagcccttgcagatgtatttgttacacccgcggcacacggtgtgagttttacagtcctttttcctggggcatatctgacacctcttcctcttactcgccccgagcggggctgctgcggCGGCGACTAGGGCTagggaggaggccggacgctcgggtcgagcgtcgtcgTCATCGTCGTGGAAGTGACCCGGGTGGGAAGgatcggccacaatcttacctgccCGCCTCAGGGTCCTAGAGGCAAACAGGTCCTGTAGAGATGGCAGattgcagccaatcaccttctcagcagaacggatgacacgctgcagtctgcctttgtcattggcagtggcagcagcgtaccagatggtgatggaggaggtgaggatggactcgatgatgcaggtgtagaagtgcaccatcattgtctttggcaggttgaacttcttcagctgccgcaggaagtacatcctctgttgagctcttttggtgagggagctgatgttcagctcccacttgaggtcctgggagatgatggtgccCAGGAAGCGGAAGGACTCTGCAGTGTCGACTGGGGAgtctctcagggtgatgggggtgggtggggctgggTTCCTTCTGAAGTCTACaaccatctccactgttttcagagcattgagctccaggttgttctgaccacaccaggtcaccagatggtcaatctcccacctgtaggcgGACTCGTCCCCAGcagagatgagcccaatgagggtggtgtcgtccGCGAACTTAATGAGTTTGACGGACTgatgactggaggtgcagctgttggtatACAGGTATATattatttggccttgtttagaattagttttctttctgattaattAGTTTGATtactggtttctttgttttattttattttgttctttgttctttgttctatggGCAATATGCAATATGGTTGACAGGTACTGTGCAATCCTGGTGTAATGGCTTGaatattggtgagttattggctcCGTAAAGTAGAGACCCTCTTCtgatatttcattgtataatatcgcttgcagtgataatccactggtGCAATCACACCAGTGTTAGGATTCTTAAAGTGTGCTATGCTCGTTTTACGCATGATaatttagctttgttaaattggATCTTGATCCtttaacttctctctttttaatctgttatttagATCAAGAACATGCCAGTACTCTTGCAATACTTTGcacatgatcctgtgctgtttgatcagtctttttaaataatttgtccgacttgaataaattgtctatttctggattcatcagcctcccgtcccgtttattctggatatatgtggtgaacccgATTGACATTCAACTGTTACCCCAAACTTTTGATCACTACATAAGTAAGCCTTTTTTGGTTCCTctgtactttaaaaaatatatattttaattaaaagatggaaaatgtgttCATATGACTATTAATTCACAGATAATACCTGTTATACTGCTCAGTCTGGGTTACCACCATGGATCCATAAAATACAAGGGATAAATGAAGCAACTGAAGAGctgcacacaaagaaaacatgtaaacagaaaataGATGAGTGAAGCCTTGAGGTGGTTGAGGTTTCTATCACACAGGTTGTGGAAAAGTCTCCTCCAGTGCAGTACAGTTTCCTTCCTGCCATCTGACAGCAATCATACACAGTTGCTGGTGGTTTTAACAAGCTGAGGCctaaatcaaacactgacaaactGAAGACTGACTCTGGAACCAGACTCCTGCAGGGGCTGCAGTTGATACTTTACTGGTCTTGACCAGGCTGCAAGGCACTGGGTGGGTGTGGGATACTCACAAGCCCCTGGCTCAGGACCGCTGtgcaggagaaacagaggatcacaaccagtgAAAGCAAAGCAAGTTGCTCCAAGGACGGCTCTGCTTATTGCCAGTATATGTATAGAACAAACAACCATTTGGAGCCTATGGGTGGCGTCCAGGAGATGATACTGTAGCATCCCCGGCTGAATGATGGTCTGACTCTCTTTTTAACTGATGGTTCACAAACTCTTTATTTCCATCTCCGTACATGCTTTGATAAGTGTGAACACACCGTAAGAGttaggaggaaaacaaaacaaatattacttCCCTTATATACTTAATAGCTATTTAtcttaacaaaataacaaactctTAATAGAGGGCTGCATATAAACATATTcaacttaaattaaattatttgtgaCTTTATAAACCCCATATCATATTATCGTAAACATAACGACAAATTATTAGTGTGAATGATAGTTTCAGTATGAGCATACTTTGCCCCAAATATTGtaaatttaacacacacacacacacacacacacgtgtccttaCACTCAGCAAAACTGCAAAAGGATGTTTAGAATTAAGtttataataatgacaatacGTAACGAAATAACCACAAACCTTGTGCCTTTATCAGCCAGGTACTAAACAACTAAAGGTAAAGCTTTTTCATTCAACAACGAGGCACACCTGCCATTTTACCGATCATCTTCGTTTTTCCCGAActacctttttaaaataaaagtataacaTTTCTTCTTCCGTCTacaccatttcaaaataaatgcatcaaaaACCAATAGTGCATCTGTTTAGACAAATTAACACAGAATTCagaatatatatctatatatctctAAAATACTAATACTAATGTTTAATAGGTCATTTACAGATACCACCTGGGGACTCTGTAGCCCCGTTGAGGAGCTTCAACGCTCACATGGGCATAGATGAAAAGCCTGGGGGACGGTGGGAGGAACAGACATCTGGACTGCCCTGCTTCAGCTGCTGTCATTGTGATGGAACTGTGACACCAGGTGAAGATTCCTCTACAGCAGCAGGGCCTGAAACGATGCTCAGGGTAACGTCTTCATTCTCTTCATCGAGACCAGCTGATTGGCCAAAGCACAAACAACAAGACACAACATTTGCATAGATTGGattcaaattattattgattataagTATTGTAAGAAGCCTCTCAGTTTACCTCCGGCCTActtgaaatgtttctttgcTTGTGACTGAATagtttaaatagtttaaatagTTAAAAAATCTTAGAAATGGACCCAACTTCAAACCCCAAAAagctgttctccatcttttcaAACTTCCTTGACCCCCGAATCCCCCTCCTACTTCCACCCTTCTAtcaagccactttgtcaactactttacaaaaaagatagatgacatacactcctcattttcaaatccaccttctgtaattacatttccatcaacttcatcttcatccccttcgcttCCCTCTTTCACCCGACTGTCTCCCAaccttggtaacctccgcccgctcaaccacctgcccccttgaccccatcccatctAACATCTTCCAGTCTATTGCTCCCGacctgtcaactggctgtttccctaactctctgaaggaggcaagagtaaaccctctcctgaagaaacccaccctcaacccgtctgaagtaaacaactacagacctgtctctcttcttccctttctttttttttttttttttcaacttctgtTTATTGGAATTTTACATGGATAATTCACAGTCAACATTTGAAATACATCCTACATAACTCCCTTCCCATGtgccctccccccaccccaacccagCATCCCCTTGACAGACACACcaccaaatatttaaataaacatctgtATACAATGTTgagtaaataacacacaaaacaaaaacagtgaataaataaacatgtaatgtaCACTCCTTATAAAACTAAGTACATCAGCACTGTGCTATACCAAAGGAATTATGAATCCTCCCAGTCTGTTATTTGGGTTAAATTGTCATAGTATGCAAGAAAAGGCCTCCATACCCTTTCAAATGTATCTGCAACTCCCCTCAGtgtatatttaatcttttcaagCTTCAAATAGAACATGATCTCTTTAAGCCATCTTGTATGAGATGGTGGCACCGGCCTCCTCCAGTTAAGGAGGATAAGGCGCCGAGCTAACAGAGTGGTAAAGGCGATCACAACATGCATGCCAACCGGCCATACTGTGCCTTCGGGCATCACCCCAAAGAGTGCAATTACAGGTTGAGGTTCAATCGTCATGCCATAGATGTCACTCAGCGATCCAAAGATTTTCTCCCAATATGTTTGGAGGCTCGAGCACAGCCAAAACATGTGTAGCCAGGTTGCAGTAGCTAGCTTACATCGGTCACATGTAGGATCAGTATTAGGGTATATTCTTGCTAATTTCTCCTTGGTGAAATGGAGACGATGAACTATCTTAAACTGTATTAGACCGTGCCTAgcacagggggaggaggaatgaaCCCGGCCAAGGATTGAAGCCCACTGACCATCAGCAAATGACAGGCCTAGGTCTTGTTCCCAAAGTGTCCTTAAGTTATTCAGAGACTGTGGGTTTATCGCGTCAATTTCCCCATAAATCCGGGAAATGGCGCCCTTGAGACCGGCATTGAATCCTAGGAGACTATCTAAGGGCGTGCTTGTGGGTTGTGCAGGGAAAGGATGGTAACCCCTTTGTACAAAGTGCCTAATCTGTAGGTATCGAAAAAAATGGGAACGGGGCAACGCATACCTCCCTGACAATTGATCGAATGAAGCGAACACCTTGTTAACATATAGATCCTTAACAAGTCTAATCCCATTGCCATGCCAGGCCCGAAAGGCCAGATCTGACTTGGAAGGGGTGAAAAGATGATTTGCCAGAATAGGAGCCTGTATTGATGCGCTCTGCAAGCCAAAATGCTTCCGAAATTGTACCCAGATCTTCAAGGTATTGGCAACTACAGGGTTTTTGAAAGAACCAGAATTAAGCGGTAAAGGAGCTGTGACCAGGGAGTGGAGTTGTAATTTAAAAGATTCCAATTCAA includes:
- the LOC117767886 gene encoding Golgi-associated plant pathogenesis-related protein 1-like isoform X1, translating into MADESFQKEFLETHNAYRAKHGAPPLTLSSDMNDSSQKWADHLLQLGVFKHSDTKNGENIYNKTGSAAVTGKEAVDAWYGEIKDYNWSSPGFGMKTGHFTQVVWKDTTKLGVGVASVGTKAYVVAQYSPPGNMNMPGYFEKNVLEKGGHVLGNNAEEEGFHGGFITFSSGRFQKVKHHVFLTNVIIKHYDFCLQLNRACLLLASSPQAEAHVYCATQTQGPCEHMSSQK
- the LOC117767886 gene encoding Golgi-associated plant pathogenesis-related protein 1-like isoform X3, which produces MADESFQKEFLETHNAYRAKHGAPPLTLSSDMNDSSQKWADHLLQLGVFKHSDTKNGENIYNKTGSAAVTGKEAVDAWYGEIKDYNWSSPGFGMKTGHFTQVVWKDTTKLGVGVASVGTKAYVVAQYSPPGNMNMPGYFEKNVLEKGA
- the LOC117767886 gene encoding Golgi-associated plant pathogenesis-related protein 1-like isoform X2; this encodes MADESFQKEFLETHNAYRAKHGAPPLTLSSDMNDSSQKWADHLLQLGVFKHSDTKNGENIYNKTGSAAVTGKEAVDAWYGEIKDYNWSSPGFGMKTGHFTQVVWKDTTKLGVGVASVGTKAYVVAQYSPPGNMNMPGYFEKNVLEKGSGQVGKGTGSSPSGGSDKSQRKRCTLL